One genomic window of Polyangium aurulentum includes the following:
- a CDS encoding DUF6345 domain-containing protein: protein MRSNSKWHKLGVSMGLLAAVGMASCADTDDDLSNVTDPSGAEGEPLAMSSAAGRDGEIRALPVYDVIETGIDEARAGRLAAALGLTDNALDSGRGVLGGDGAMRYLDAERFQKVPTRAIPAQPGRPDERGRPTAPTTRAIDFDALASLRVLPEDVAVARVRAALAGAGLPALRGISVTHSTFEAVTKEGVARADAPLDTQVNGEFALEGLRLVGPGAKVKVVFDGEGVVTQMVHAARTLARGEEVAIVPPSQADRLCAEAFGGMENLSVTSELVYYAPPLAQKVSRIYPHYACGGTATVEGREIALRRIMIPALVDRSKAGVTAEESSLMAAPQPSSASAAGTSVGTEWIGTCGGLGGSSSSANGFANVFKSKGASVPFNNGEFDAKEKHFKDPNKGGNDDLYADSVDMTFFTGHADSEGFYFCSSTTDQALTYQDARWGQTGVEWMVVAACGPLQGTNADGLNAVERWGRAFVGLHLLLAYANTSYDNVTEGPDLANYLLVNQLKVRNAWVQAATNAQPAETTYAFMGTYGVDDAMPNYDDFFWEQGPVGADQTGDEIEGFWRIKGGC from the coding sequence ATGCGCTCGAACTCGAAGTGGCACAAGCTCGGCGTTTCCATGGGTCTGCTCGCGGCGGTCGGCATGGCGAGCTGCGCAGATACGGATGACGACCTCTCGAACGTGACCGATCCTTCCGGCGCGGAGGGCGAGCCCCTCGCGATGTCGAGCGCCGCGGGGCGCGACGGCGAGATTCGCGCGCTGCCGGTGTATGACGTGATCGAGACCGGCATCGACGAGGCGCGCGCGGGGCGGCTCGCGGCGGCGCTCGGGCTCACCGACAATGCCCTCGATAGCGGGCGCGGCGTCCTCGGGGGGGACGGCGCGATGCGCTACCTCGACGCGGAGCGCTTCCAGAAGGTGCCCACCCGCGCCATCCCGGCCCAGCCAGGCAGGCCCGACGAGCGCGGGCGGCCCACGGCGCCGACCACGCGCGCCATCGATTTCGACGCGCTCGCGTCGCTCCGGGTCCTGCCGGAGGACGTGGCCGTTGCGCGCGTTCGAGCGGCGCTCGCGGGGGCCGGGCTGCCCGCGCTTCGTGGGATCTCGGTGACCCATTCGACCTTCGAGGCGGTGACGAAGGAGGGCGTCGCGCGGGCGGATGCGCCGCTCGACACGCAGGTCAATGGCGAGTTTGCGCTCGAGGGGCTCCGGCTCGTCGGGCCCGGGGCCAAGGTCAAGGTGGTCTTCGACGGCGAGGGCGTGGTGACGCAGATGGTCCACGCGGCGCGCACGCTCGCGCGCGGCGAGGAGGTGGCCATCGTCCCGCCGTCGCAGGCCGATCGGCTGTGCGCGGAGGCGTTCGGTGGAATGGAGAACCTCTCGGTGACCAGCGAGCTCGTTTATTACGCGCCGCCGCTCGCGCAGAAGGTGAGCCGCATCTACCCGCATTACGCTTGCGGCGGCACGGCGACGGTCGAGGGCCGCGAGATCGCCCTGCGCCGCATCATGATCCCGGCGCTCGTCGATCGCTCCAAGGCGGGCGTGACCGCGGAGGAGAGCTCCCTCATGGCCGCGCCTCAGCCGTCGTCGGCGTCCGCGGCGGGCACGTCGGTCGGAACGGAGTGGATCGGCACTTGCGGCGGTCTGGGGGGGTCGAGCAGCAGCGCGAACGGGTTCGCGAATGTCTTCAAGTCCAAGGGCGCCTCGGTCCCCTTCAACAACGGCGAATTCGACGCCAAGGAGAAGCACTTCAAGGATCCGAACAAGGGCGGCAACGACGACCTGTACGCGGACAGCGTCGACATGACGTTCTTCACCGGCCACGCCGACTCCGAAGGCTTTTATTTCTGCAGCAGCACCACCGATCAGGCGCTGACGTACCAGGACGCGCGGTGGGGGCAGACCGGGGTCGAATGGATGGTGGTCGCCGCCTGCGGGCCGCTCCAGGGCACCAACGCCGACGGGCTGAACGCCGTGGAGCGCTGGGGCCGCGCCTTCGTCGGGCTGCACCTGCTCCTCGCCTATGCCAACACCTCGTACGACAACGTCACCGAGGGCCCCGATCTCGCGAATTACCTCCTCGTGAACCAGCTCAAGGTGCGCAATGCCTGGGTGCAGGCCGCCACCAACGCCCAGCCCGCGGAGACGACCTATGCCTTCATGGGGACGTACGGGGTCGACGATGCAATGCCCAACTACGACGACTTCTTCTGGGAGCAGGGCCCGGTGGGCGCCGATCAGACGGGGGACGAGATCGAGGGTTTCTGGCGGATCAAGGGCGGCTGCTGA
- a CDS encoding tetratricopeptide repeat protein: protein MNAAERARTAARIAAMPAAPGIGGAIGGTAWIKAIAVAASVGAGGLVVQEVWNGEPPAIMAPAEHLPAERFRALDTQAAPTPARPEETDTAPADAIEIGLDIEKQAAATNPRRWPPRKVVQAPRAPAALDTDALLREAELLEKARTGVARDPEGALRALDGHRASFPAGQLTAEREYLAIDALSRLGRHDEARARAKAFVARFPSSPFAERARRIADTNP, encoded by the coding sequence ATGAACGCGGCGGAACGAGCGCGCACGGCCGCGCGCATTGCGGCAATGCCAGCAGCGCCGGGCATTGGGGGCGCGATCGGGGGAACGGCGTGGATCAAGGCGATCGCCGTCGCCGCGAGCGTGGGCGCGGGCGGGCTCGTCGTGCAGGAGGTCTGGAACGGGGAGCCGCCCGCGATCATGGCCCCGGCAGAGCACCTCCCGGCGGAGCGGTTTCGAGCGCTCGATACGCAGGCGGCCCCGACGCCCGCACGGCCAGAGGAGACCGACACCGCGCCGGCGGACGCGATCGAGATCGGTCTCGATATCGAGAAGCAAGCTGCTGCGACGAACCCGCGTCGATGGCCGCCGCGCAAGGTCGTGCAAGCGCCGCGCGCGCCTGCCGCCTTGGATACGGACGCGCTCCTGCGCGAGGCCGAGCTGCTCGAGAAGGCGCGCACGGGCGTCGCGCGGGATCCCGAAGGCGCGCTGCGTGCGCTCGACGGTCACCGCGCGTCTTTCCCCGCCGGCCAGCTCACGGCCGAGCGCGAGTACCTGGCGATCGACGCGCTCTCGCGGCTCGGACGCCACGACGAGGCCCGCGCGCGGGCGAAGGCGTTCGTCGCGCGATTCCCCTCGAGCCCCTTCGCCGAGCGGGCGCGTCGCATCGCGGACACGAATCCGTGA
- a CDS encoding FHA domain-containing protein has product MGILRQRGTGESIVLGSRCLFGRHARCDVRLSDARISSEHASLCFTGGGWELRDLGSRNGTFLGDRRLAPGERVLMAEGTSFSLGGPSQRFDLIDGRPPTASARHIATGHKRVAKDGFLLLPDDDAPKASLLMHESGPWRLETADAVRDVKDGEIVVVDGDAWQLDLPEGGSETEHAGDEAAASIANVTLRFAVSQDEEHVEVVALDGARAIQLPPRAYHYLLLTLARVRAADAAASPGERGWVDREELCRMLGTDEYKLNVDVCRARKQLEAAGIRGAARVIERRAGSGKLRLGIERAQIVGL; this is encoded by the coding sequence GTGGGCATTCTCCGGCAGCGAGGGACGGGAGAGTCCATTGTCCTCGGTTCCCGTTGCCTCTTTGGCCGGCACGCGCGCTGCGACGTGCGCCTGTCCGATGCGCGCATCTCGAGCGAGCACGCGAGCCTTTGCTTCACGGGGGGCGGCTGGGAGCTGCGGGATCTGGGCAGCCGCAATGGCACGTTCCTGGGCGACCGCAGGCTCGCTCCGGGCGAGCGTGTCCTGATGGCGGAAGGGACGTCGTTCTCCCTCGGCGGCCCGTCGCAGCGCTTCGATTTGATCGACGGTCGCCCCCCCACGGCGAGCGCGCGCCACATTGCAACGGGGCACAAGCGCGTCGCGAAAGACGGATTCTTGCTGCTGCCCGACGACGATGCCCCGAAGGCGAGCCTTTTGATGCACGAGAGCGGCCCGTGGCGCCTCGAGACCGCGGACGCCGTGCGTGACGTGAAGGACGGCGAGATCGTGGTCGTGGACGGGGACGCGTGGCAGCTCGATCTGCCTGAAGGCGGCTCGGAGACGGAGCACGCGGGCGACGAGGCCGCGGCGAGCATCGCGAACGTCACGCTGCGCTTCGCGGTCAGCCAGGACGAGGAGCACGTGGAGGTGGTGGCGCTCGACGGCGCGCGCGCAATCCAGCTCCCGCCTCGCGCATACCATTACCTCCTGCTCACGCTCGCGCGGGTCCGGGCGGCCGACGCCGCCGCTTCACCCGGGGAGCGAGGCTGGGTCGACCGAGAGGAGCTGTGCCGAATGCTCGGGACCGACGAATACAAGCTGAACGTGGACGTCTGCCGCGCTCGCAAGCAGCTCGAGGCCGCAGGCATTCGCGGCGCAGCCCGGGTCATCGAGCGGCGCGCGGGGTCGGGGAAGCTGCGCCTCGGCATCGAGCGGGCGCAGATCGTGGGGCTCTGA
- a CDS encoding glutamine--tRNA ligase/YqeY domain fusion protein, protein MTTNARRPDERDESGAQNFIANIIEEDLASGRHSRVVTRFPPEPNGYLHIGHVKSICLNFGLARDFKGVCHLRMDDTNPTTEDVEYVENIQRDVRWLGFDWADKLFYASDYFDRLHGFAVELIKKGKAYVDSLSETEIREYRGTVTEPGRPSPYRDRSVEENLDLFERMRKGEFPEGAHVLRMKGDLASPNMKMRDWPMYRIKRAHHYRTGDKWCIYPLYDFAHSLSDAIEGITHSICTLEFENNRELYDWFVENVDVPARPRQYEFARLNLTYTVMSKRKLLELVKGGSVRGWDDPRMPTIAGMRRRGVTPEALRAFCEEVGVAKANSTVEVEKLEHFIRGDLDRRSPRVMAVLRPLKVVLENYPEDRVEEFDVPYFPDDAARGGARKVPFCREFYIEKDDFALDPPDKWHRLAPGREVRLRNAYIIKCHDVIKHPDTGEVVELRCTYDPASRGEGGAEGGRKVKGTLHWVSVRHALRAEVRLYDRLFRDERPDLVEEGVDWKTGLNPESLAVAEGAALEPSLATAEPGKHFQFERQGFFFVDPVDAKPGAPVFNRTVSLKDSWAKIAEPKAPPKAQERPKAEEKAAKRLTPEERLAGLDPARQAEVQRFEGRGLGREEAIVLAEDPALGRLFEEAAAAHASNLRGVASLVINELPRALKGKSVETLPFGGAAVGELVALIDDRTITPTIAKEVLLAMLEKGGSPRAIVEQKGMRQVSDASAIEPIVDRVIAEHAGEVARYRAGNQKLIGFFVGRVMKLSNGKANAELVNELLTRKLG, encoded by the coding sequence GTGACGACGAACGCCCGACGCCCGGACGAGCGCGACGAGAGCGGCGCCCAGAACTTCATCGCGAACATCATCGAAGAGGACCTCGCGAGCGGTCGGCACAGCCGCGTGGTCACCCGCTTCCCGCCCGAGCCCAACGGCTACCTCCACATCGGGCACGTCAAGTCGATCTGCCTGAACTTCGGCCTCGCCCGCGACTTCAAGGGCGTCTGCCACCTGCGCATGGACGACACGAACCCGACCACCGAGGACGTCGAGTACGTGGAGAACATCCAGCGCGACGTCCGCTGGCTCGGCTTCGACTGGGCCGACAAGCTCTTTTACGCCTCCGACTACTTCGACCGGCTGCACGGCTTCGCCGTCGAGCTCATCAAGAAGGGCAAGGCCTACGTCGACAGCCTGAGCGAGACCGAGATCCGCGAATACCGCGGCACCGTCACCGAGCCCGGCCGCCCGAGCCCCTACCGCGACAGGAGCGTCGAGGAGAACCTCGACCTCTTCGAGCGCATGCGCAAAGGCGAGTTCCCCGAGGGCGCGCACGTCTTGCGGATGAAGGGCGATCTCGCCTCGCCCAACATGAAGATGCGCGACTGGCCGATGTACCGCATCAAGCGCGCCCACCACTACAGGACGGGCGACAAGTGGTGCATCTACCCGCTCTACGACTTCGCCCACAGCCTCTCGGACGCGATCGAGGGCATCACCCACTCGATCTGCACGCTCGAGTTCGAGAACAACCGCGAGCTGTACGACTGGTTCGTCGAGAACGTCGACGTCCCCGCGCGGCCGCGGCAGTACGAGTTCGCGCGGCTCAACCTCACCTACACGGTCATGAGCAAGCGCAAGCTGCTCGAGCTCGTCAAGGGCGGCAGCGTGCGCGGCTGGGACGATCCGCGCATGCCCACCATCGCCGGCATGCGCCGCCGCGGCGTCACGCCCGAGGCCCTGCGCGCGTTCTGCGAGGAGGTCGGCGTCGCCAAGGCCAACAGCACGGTCGAGGTCGAGAAGCTCGAGCACTTCATCCGCGGCGATCTCGACCGCCGCTCCCCGCGCGTGATGGCCGTGCTCCGGCCGCTCAAGGTGGTGCTCGAGAACTACCCCGAGGATCGCGTCGAGGAATTCGACGTGCCCTATTTCCCTGACGACGCGGCCCGCGGCGGGGCGCGCAAGGTGCCCTTCTGCCGCGAGTTTTACATCGAGAAGGACGATTTCGCGCTCGATCCGCCCGACAAGTGGCACAGGCTCGCCCCGGGCCGCGAGGTGCGCCTTCGCAACGCGTACATCATCAAGTGCCACGACGTCATCAAGCACCCGGACACGGGCGAGGTCGTCGAGCTACGCTGCACCTACGATCCGGCCTCGCGCGGCGAGGGCGGCGCCGAGGGCGGCCGCAAGGTCAAGGGCACGCTGCACTGGGTCTCGGTGCGCCACGCGCTGCGGGCCGAGGTTCGTCTCTACGATCGCCTCTTCCGCGACGAGCGCCCCGATCTCGTCGAGGAGGGCGTCGACTGGAAGACGGGCCTGAACCCCGAGTCGCTCGCCGTGGCGGAGGGCGCCGCCCTCGAGCCGAGCCTCGCCACCGCCGAGCCGGGCAAACACTTCCAGTTCGAGCGCCAGGGGTTTTTCTTCGTCGATCCGGTCGACGCGAAGCCCGGCGCGCCCGTCTTCAACCGCACGGTCTCGCTCAAGGACTCCTGGGCGAAGATCGCCGAGCCCAAGGCCCCGCCGAAGGCCCAGGAGCGCCCCAAGGCCGAGGAGAAGGCCGCAAAGCGGCTCACGCCCGAGGAGCGGCTCGCAGGGCTCGATCCGGCGCGGCAGGCCGAGGTGCAGCGGTTCGAAGGCCGCGGCCTCGGGCGCGAGGAGGCGATCGTGCTCGCCGAGGATCCCGCCCTCGGGCGGCTCTTCGAGGAGGCGGCGGCCGCGCACGCGTCGAACCTGCGGGGGGTCGCGAGCCTGGTCATCAACGAGCTGCCCCGCGCGCTCAAGGGCAAGAGCGTCGAGACCTTGCCCTTCGGCGGCGCGGCGGTCGGCGAGCTGGTAGCGCTCATCGACGATCGCACCATCACGCCGACCATCGCCAAGGAGGTCCTGCTCGCGATGCTCGAAAAAGGCGGCAGCCCGCGCGCGATCGTCGAGCAGAAGGGCATGCGCCAGGTCTCGGACGCCTCTGCGATCGAGCCGATCGTCGATCGGGTCATCGCGGAGCACGCCGGCGAGGTTGCGCGCTACCGCGCAGGAAACCAGAAGCTCATTGGTTTCTTCGTCGGACGCGTGATGAAGCTCTCGAACGGCAAGGCGAACGCCGAGCTCGTGAACGAGCTGCTCACTCGCAAGCTCGGATAA
- a CDS encoding GNAT family N-acetyltransferase, whose translation MEKQIERVRIRRAELGDAEAIARVHVESWQVAYLGLLPAAYLNGLTVPGQTEKWRRILRGYTTAGSRTWVLSVGGTVMGFSTSGPTRDDDDDPRKVGEIYTLYMSPRLWGYGLGAELIAAVQRDMASRGFGVATLWVLEGNTRARRFYELEGLSHDGERRPVWLGASSLPEVRYRRGL comes from the coding sequence ATGGAGAAGCAGATCGAGCGGGTGAGGATCCGGCGTGCAGAGCTGGGCGACGCGGAGGCCATTGCGCGGGTCCACGTGGAGAGCTGGCAGGTGGCCTACCTCGGCCTGCTCCCGGCCGCGTACCTCAACGGCCTGACGGTCCCCGGACAAACCGAAAAGTGGCGGCGGATCCTGCGCGGCTACACCACGGCGGGCTCGCGCACGTGGGTGCTGTCGGTGGGCGGGACGGTGATGGGGTTTTCGACCTCGGGGCCGACGCGCGATGACGACGACGATCCGCGGAAGGTCGGCGAGATCTACACGCTGTACATGTCGCCGAGGCTCTGGGGCTACGGGCTCGGGGCGGAGCTCATTGCGGCGGTGCAGCGGGACATGGCGAGCCGGGGATTCGGCGTCGCGACGCTGTGGGTGCTCGAGGGCAATACGCGGGCGCGGCGATTCTACGAGCTCGAGGGGCTCTCGCACGACGGGGAGCGGAGGCCGGTTTGGCTGGGAGCGAGCTCGCTGCCGGAGGTGCGGTATCGGCGGGGGCTTTAG
- a CDS encoding WD40 repeat domain-containing protein: MDELRDLYRTPIPMVAREIVPRFKPRSEVLAADVSANGKHAVAAHANGGLTFWDFATGKEVIQQELGTDVSRCALAADALRFAAVYGKPPRLRVFDYLKGTRVALETKGVDQIALARNGRHLAATALEGWLWVHDLVDPSKTCRTSVQGSEPALARGGGLVISRDGRRVARAYLDGRVFVFDVHHQICSVRSARDGRAHEELRSSVCAALSADGRRAVSAGGHGAVIAWDLDKNDWEKVIVARPEDAVRDVAMTADGRHVALLGERYNQHGGQRISLQIREWSTGRLVAEAHHYAQGHLERCAMTPDGRRLVVWGDGLVFVGPWAPPGGGPPRRPAHVPVDPPRPRLPEPTAAAALALEEED, translated from the coding sequence ATGGACGAGCTGCGCGATCTCTACCGAACCCCGATTCCGATGGTCGCGCGGGAGATCGTGCCTCGATTCAAACCCCGCTCCGAGGTGCTCGCGGCGGACGTGAGCGCGAACGGCAAGCACGCGGTGGCGGCGCACGCGAACGGCGGGCTCACGTTCTGGGATTTCGCGACCGGCAAGGAGGTCATCCAGCAGGAGCTCGGCACGGACGTCTCGCGCTGCGCGCTCGCGGCCGATGCTCTCCGTTTCGCGGCCGTGTACGGGAAGCCGCCTCGACTGCGTGTGTTCGATTATCTGAAAGGGACCCGCGTCGCGCTCGAGACGAAGGGCGTCGATCAGATCGCCCTGGCGAGGAATGGCCGGCACCTGGCCGCGACGGCCCTGGAGGGTTGGCTCTGGGTACATGATCTCGTGGATCCCTCGAAGACCTGCCGCACCTCCGTGCAAGGCTCCGAGCCGGCGCTTGCAAGGGGCGGGGGCCTCGTGATTTCGCGGGATGGTCGGAGGGTGGCGAGGGCGTACCTCGACGGACGCGTCTTCGTATTCGACGTACACCACCAGATCTGCTCCGTGCGGAGCGCGAGGGACGGCCGCGCGCACGAGGAGCTGCGCTCGTCGGTGTGCGCCGCCCTGTCCGCCGACGGCCGGAGGGCGGTCTCGGCTGGCGGTCACGGCGCCGTCATTGCGTGGGATCTCGACAAGAACGACTGGGAGAAGGTGATCGTCGCGCGGCCCGAGGACGCCGTGCGCGACGTGGCCATGACGGCGGACGGCCGGCACGTCGCCCTGCTCGGGGAGCGATACAACCAGCACGGCGGGCAAAGGATCTCGCTGCAGATCCGGGAATGGAGCACGGGGCGGCTCGTCGCCGAGGCGCATCACTACGCGCAGGGCCACCTCGAGCGCTGCGCGATGACGCCGGATGGCCGTCGCCTCGTCGTGTGGGGGGACGGGCTCGTCTTCGTGGGCCCGTGGGCTCCTCCCGGGGGCGGCCCGCCCCGCCGCCCCGCGCACGTGCCGGTGGACCCACCGCGCCCCCGCCTCCCAGAGCCGACCGCGGCTGCGGCGCTCGCGCTGGAGGAGGAGGACTAA
- a CDS encoding RNA polymerase sigma factor, translating to MQRALDDDLMPRAGARSLDLASVHAAHAGFVWTTLQRFGVAEPDLEDAFQDVFMVVQKKIADFDGECLVTTWLFAICRRVASTHRRRAHRRRERDIDAAPEVADASGGPEDLIAKREAELRLAKILDAMDLDRRAVFVMFEIEEMSCDAIAATVGVPVGTIYSRLHAARKEFTRMLEKEQARQARGGR from the coding sequence GTGCAGCGTGCGCTCGACGACGACCTCATGCCCCGCGCCGGGGCGCGATCCCTCGATCTGGCCTCCGTGCACGCGGCGCACGCGGGCTTCGTCTGGACCACCCTCCAGCGCTTCGGCGTCGCCGAGCCCGACCTCGAGGACGCATTCCAGGACGTCTTCATGGTGGTGCAGAAGAAGATCGCCGACTTCGACGGGGAGTGCCTGGTGACGACGTGGCTGTTCGCGATCTGCCGGCGCGTCGCGTCGACCCACCGGCGCCGGGCGCACAGGCGCCGAGAGCGCGACATCGACGCGGCCCCCGAGGTGGCCGACGCCTCGGGGGGCCCGGAGGACCTCATCGCGAAGCGCGAGGCCGAGCTGCGGCTCGCGAAGATCCTGGACGCGATGGATCTCGATCGGCGGGCGGTGTTCGTGATGTTCGAGATCGAGGAGATGTCTTGCGACGCGATCGCGGCGACGGTCGGTGTCCCCGTGGGCACGATCTATTCGCGGCTGCACGCGGCGCGCAAGGAGTTCACGCGGATGCTCGAGAAGGAGCAAGCTCGTCAGGCGCGAGGTGGACGATGA
- a CDS encoding bifunctional serine/threonine-protein kinase/formylglycine-generating enzyme family protein: protein MPSTLAGTAHGDDQAPDAAGLAHAEPALPARYEALGLIAGGASGEVLRVRDKVLDRVAAMKVLRAAHVRSPRMRARFLVEAEITAELSHPGIVAVHDRGELPDGRLWFTMQEVRGRTLEAVLDELHAGKGPSGFRGGAAALRRVIDAIARVAQAVAHAHGRGIVHRDLKPANVMVGDLGEVLVMDWGLARRIGDAAEREGTKSEPLDGPAASAPLVTREGDVLGTPAYMPPEQARGALHLHGPASDVYALGAILYHALAGKPPYAGEGVARFRAILAGGPTPVVEAAAGGPPPPAGLVAICERAMERDIEARYAEAGSLAAELVGWLDGARRREEARRALLVAQARKPSLLALRARAAGLLAQADAALRAVRPSDPLEKKEPGWRLLDEARALEVDVAVAETSFVEAVHGALSVDPELDEAHEALAEHYRERLFEADRAGDAAGSARALALLRVHDRGRHAAVLRGEGHLSLVTDPPGATVFCERYTERARRLVADPFGELGRTPLDRVALPHGSYRLRIRSPGRREVLLPVLIERAGHWDGRPPGEAEPAVIALPEEGELGSDEVYVPAGYTWSGGDPRAGDGLPGRRIWIDAFVVSRYAVTNEQWLAYLNDLVEGGREEEALAACPRAQLGMDGERMVFARDRDGRFVLGDDHLDRPLLPDAPVVLVDWYGAVAYAAWLAARTGKPYRLLNELEREKAARGVDGRVCPVGHHLDPAFVWCVDSVEKNPNIASVHAHPLDESPYGVRGLGGNTRDYCENAWRRDGPRIEGDRLLREVARGDEVRAVRGGTWTSPLEFCRAATRFGNPPSIRRFTTGVRVGWSYPR from the coding sequence ATGCCGTCGACACTCGCGGGGACGGCGCACGGCGACGACCAAGCGCCCGACGCCGCGGGCCTTGCACACGCGGAGCCTGCTCTTCCCGCTCGCTACGAGGCCCTCGGCCTCATCGCCGGAGGCGCCTCCGGCGAGGTGCTGCGCGTCCGCGACAAGGTGCTCGATCGCGTCGCCGCCATGAAGGTCCTGCGCGCGGCGCACGTCAGGTCGCCGCGCATGCGCGCGCGATTCCTCGTCGAGGCCGAGATCACGGCAGAGCTGTCGCACCCGGGGATCGTGGCCGTCCATGATCGCGGCGAGCTGCCGGACGGACGGCTCTGGTTTACGATGCAGGAGGTCCGCGGCCGCACGCTCGAGGCCGTGCTCGACGAGCTGCACGCGGGCAAGGGCCCTTCGGGGTTTCGCGGCGGCGCGGCGGCGCTCCGGCGCGTGATCGACGCGATCGCGCGCGTCGCGCAGGCCGTCGCGCACGCGCACGGCCGCGGCATCGTGCACCGCGACCTCAAGCCGGCGAACGTGATGGTCGGCGACCTCGGCGAGGTGCTCGTGATGGATTGGGGCCTCGCGCGGCGAATCGGCGACGCGGCGGAGCGGGAGGGCACGAAGTCCGAGCCGCTCGACGGCCCCGCGGCCTCCGCGCCCCTCGTCACGCGTGAGGGTGACGTGCTCGGCACGCCTGCGTACATGCCGCCGGAGCAGGCGCGGGGCGCGCTTCATTTGCATGGCCCCGCGAGCGACGTGTATGCGCTCGGCGCCATCCTTTATCACGCGCTCGCAGGAAAACCCCCCTATGCGGGGGAGGGCGTGGCGCGGTTTCGAGCCATCCTCGCGGGTGGGCCCACGCCCGTGGTGGAGGCCGCCGCGGGTGGGCCGCCGCCCCCGGCGGGGCTCGTGGCGATCTGCGAGCGGGCCATGGAGCGGGACATCGAGGCGCGTTACGCGGAGGCGGGGTCGCTGGCCGCCGAACTGGTCGGCTGGCTCGACGGCGCGCGGCGGCGGGAAGAGGCCCGGCGCGCGCTCCTCGTGGCGCAGGCGCGCAAACCTTCGCTGCTCGCATTGCGGGCGCGCGCGGCCGGGCTCTTGGCCCAGGCAGACGCCGCGCTCCGCGCGGTTCGTCCCTCCGATCCCCTCGAAAAGAAGGAGCCGGGATGGCGCCTGCTCGACGAGGCGCGCGCGCTCGAGGTCGACGTGGCGGTGGCGGAGACGTCCTTCGTCGAGGCGGTCCACGGCGCGCTCAGCGTGGATCCGGAGCTCGACGAGGCGCACGAGGCGCTCGCCGAGCATTACCGCGAGCGGCTCTTCGAGGCCGACCGCGCCGGGGACGCGGCAGGCTCCGCGCGGGCTCTGGCGTTGCTCCGCGTCCATGATCGGGGCCGGCACGCGGCCGTGCTCCGAGGCGAGGGGCATCTGTCGCTGGTGACGGATCCGCCGGGCGCGACCGTGTTTTGCGAGCGGTATACAGAGCGCGCGCGGCGGCTCGTGGCCGATCCCTTTGGCGAGCTCGGCCGCACGCCGCTCGACCGGGTGGCGCTGCCGCACGGCAGCTATCGATTGCGCATCCGATCCCCTGGCCGTCGCGAGGTGCTCTTGCCGGTGCTCATCGAGCGCGCGGGGCACTGGGATGGACGGCCGCCCGGCGAGGCCGAGCCCGCGGTGATCGCCCTGCCGGAGGAGGGCGAGCTCGGGTCGGACGAGGTGTACGTCCCGGCGGGGTATACCTGGAGCGGCGGGGATCCTCGCGCCGGCGATGGATTGCCGGGGCGGCGGATCTGGATCGACGCATTCGTCGTGAGCCGGTACGCGGTCACGAACGAGCAATGGCTCGCGTATTTGAACGACCTCGTCGAGGGGGGGCGCGAGGAGGAAGCGCTCGCGGCGTGCCCGCGTGCGCAGCTCGGCATGGACGGGGAGCGGATGGTGTTCGCGCGGGACCGCGACGGCCGGTTCGTCCTGGGAGACGACCACCTCGACAGGCCGCTCTTGCCGGACGCGCCGGTGGTGCTCGTCGACTGGTATGGCGCGGTGGCGTATGCGGCGTGGCTCGCTGCGCGCACGGGCAAGCCGTATCGGCTGCTGAACGAGCTCGAGCGGGAGAAGGCCGCGCGGGGCGTGGATGGGCGGGTCTGTCCGGTCGGGCATCACCTCGACCCGGCCTTCGTGTGGTGCGTGGACAGCGTCGAGAAGAACCCGAACATCGCGAGCGTCCACGCGCATCCGCTCGACGAGAGCCCGTACGGCGTGCGCGGGCTCGGGGGCAACACGCGGGATTACTGCGAGAATGCCTGGCGCCGGGACGGGCCGCGGATCGAGGGGGACAGGCTTTTGCGGGAGGTGGCGCGGGGCGACGAGGTGCGCGCCGTGCGGGGAGGCACCTGGACGAGCCCTCTCGAGTTCTGCCGCGCGGCCACGCGCTTCGGCAATCCCCCCTCGATTCGCCGGTTCACGACCGGGGTGCGGGTGGGGTGGTCGTATCCGCGGTGA